Genomic DNA from Ilyobacter polytropus DSM 2926:
CTCTGTTGCAGATGGTCTCGGTGGCCATGCAGGGGGGGAGATAGCAAGTGCTAGTGTACTCAAATGTTTAAAAAACTGCAGAGTTGGAGGAAATAAAGAACTAAAAAAAATATTTAAAATGGCCAATGACAAACTAGGGAATCTGGCAAATAAAACAATAGAACTTTACGGTATGGGGACTGTCTTGACGGGGGTTTACTTAAAAAGAGATAAAGCTATTATTTTTAATATAGGAGATAGCAGGACTTATTTTATGAGAAAGAATCTCATAAGGATGACAGATGACCATTCTCTAGTGTGGGAACTAGCTAAAAAAGAGGAGTTTGAAAATGAGGCCGAAATGCACAACTGGATAAGAAAACACCCTAGGAAAAATATTGTCACTTCTGCATTGATTGCTGGTTCAGATGAATTTGAATCTTCTGTCGAAGAGTTAGAGATAAAAAAAAGAGATAAATTTTTTATCTCAAGTGACGGTGTGTGGGAGGAGTTGTCATTTAATGAAATTGAAGATTTTCTTTCTGAGGAGTTGAACACAGCAGCAGAGCTTATACTGGAAAAATGTAAAATAAGGGGAAAAGACAATATCTCCTTTGTAATAGTTGAAATTATTTATGTTTAGGAGTAAACTATGGAAAGTAATAAAAATATTGGGAGGTATGAATTGATTATATTAAAGAGCGAAAAAGAGATTGAAATCATGAGAGAGGCAGGAAGAATAGTAGCTGAATGCCACGGACTAATCAAAAAAATGATAAAACCTGGGGTTACAACCCTTGAAATAGATGAAATGGTTGAAAAATATATAAGGGAAAAAGGAGCTATCCCAAGTTTTAAAGGTTACCACGGATTTCCTTTTTCCACCTGTGCAGCTCCTAACGATGTAATATGTCACGGGATGCCAAATAACGTGCCTCTAAAAGAAGGGGACGTTATAACCATTGATATAGGGGCTTTGTACAATGGTTTTCACGGAGATTCGGCATGGTCTTATGCTGTTGGAGAAGTCAGACAAGAGATAAAGGACCTTATGGAGACAACCTTAGAGGCACTTCACAAAGGTATTGAACAGGCTGTAGAGGGGAATTGTATAGGGGATATAGGAAATGCAATTGAGAAATATGTGAGACCTAAAGGTTATGGTATAGTAGTTGGATTTGCAGGGCATGGAGTTGGAAGTACTCTTTGGGAAGAGCCTGAAATACTACATGTGGGAGAAGCAAAAACAGGTCCTAAATTAAAAAACGGGATGACTATAGCAATAGAACCGATGATTACCTTAGGACATT
This window encodes:
- a CDS encoding PP2C family protein-serine/threonine phosphatase; this encodes MKIKVAYYTGIGNTRENNEDSILIYDNVYSESNFEDFKLREIDVDEGFFSVADGLGGHAGGEIASASVLKCLKNCRVGGNKELKKIFKMANDKLGNLANKTIELYGMGTVLTGVYLKRDKAIIFNIGDSRTYFMRKNLIRMTDDHSLVWELAKKEEFENEAEMHNWIRKHPRKNIVTSALIAGSDEFESSVEELEIKKRDKFFISSDGVWEELSFNEIEDFLSEELNTAAELILEKCKIRGKDNISFVIVEIIYV
- the map gene encoding type I methionyl aminopeptidase; this translates as MESNKNIGRYELIILKSEKEIEIMREAGRIVAECHGLIKKMIKPGVTTLEIDEMVEKYIREKGAIPSFKGYHGFPFSTCAAPNDVICHGMPNNVPLKEGDVITIDIGALYNGFHGDSAWSYAVGEVRQEIKDLMETTLEALHKGIEQAVEGNCIGDIGNAIEKYVRPKGYGIVVGFAGHGVGSTLWEEPEILHVGEAKTGPKLKNGMTIAIEPMITLGHWKAKIDSDGWTARTIDGSVCVQYEHSIAITPEGPKILTTL